One segment of Desulfosalsimonas propionicica DNA contains the following:
- the moaA gene encoding GTP 3',8-cyclase MoaA — MHNSLPQQTLVDSYHRHINYLRISITDRCNLRCCYCAPGWPIEKMPHESILRYEEILRVVRVGVSLGIVKARVTGGEPFVRKGCCDFLEELTRIPGLSDISVTTNGVMLKRHLPRLREIGIRRLNISLDTLQPEKYKQITGVHAFSRVWDSIETALEMGFSPVKINAVALNGVNDNELTELARLTYAYPVHVRFIEQMPFGEASFSDHTPLLAPEIHNRLQRVAPLEPVNRQKNDGPARRYRFAGALGEIGLITAVSRHFCRECNRLRLTADGRLRACLLSNQTTDIKTALRNKVSDKTLAGIFLEAVASKPEQHNLQTRQATGLNRMNTIGG; from the coding sequence ATGCACAACTCATTGCCGCAACAAACCCTGGTCGATTCTTATCACCGCCATATAAACTATCTGCGAATCTCCATCACGGACCGCTGCAACCTGCGCTGCTGTTATTGCGCCCCGGGCTGGCCAATTGAGAAGATGCCCCATGAATCCATTCTTCGCTACGAGGAGATCCTCCGCGTGGTCCGCGTCGGGGTCAGTCTCGGCATTGTCAAGGCGCGCGTTACGGGCGGCGAACCTTTCGTACGCAAGGGCTGCTGCGATTTTCTCGAAGAACTGACCCGAATACCGGGTTTATCCGACATTTCCGTGACGACCAACGGCGTGATGTTAAAGCGTCATTTGCCCAGGCTCCGGGAAATTGGCATCCGGCGGCTCAACATCAGTTTGGATACCCTGCAGCCGGAAAAATACAAGCAGATTACCGGCGTGCACGCTTTTTCGCGGGTATGGGACAGCATTGAAACCGCCCTGGAAATGGGTTTCTCCCCGGTAAAAATCAACGCGGTGGCCTTAAACGGGGTCAACGACAATGAACTCACCGAGCTTGCCCGGCTGACGTATGCATACCCCGTACATGTGCGCTTCATTGAACAGATGCCTTTCGGGGAAGCCTCCTTTTCCGACCATACACCTCTGCTCGCACCCGAAATCCACAATCGCCTCCAGCGTGTTGCGCCGCTGGAACCGGTGAACCGGCAGAAAAATGACGGACCGGCCAGGCGATACCGGTTTGCCGGAGCATTGGGTGAAATCGGCCTGATTACTGCCGTGAGCCGGCATTTCTGCCGGGAATGCAACCGGCTGCGCCTGACAGCCGACGGGCGGCTGCGCGCCTGCCTGCTTTCCAACCAAACCACGGACATCAAAACCGCCCTGCGAAACAAGGTTTCCGACAAAACCCTGGCCGGCATTTTTCTCGAAGCCGTGGCCAGCAAGCCCGAACAGCATAATCTCCAGACCCGGCAAGCCACCGGTCTCAACCGCATGAACACCATCGGTGGATAA
- a CDS encoding transcriptional repressor codes for MAHVHKYERQQFEKLFRQEQIDHLDKRLQILDAFLQIEGHVTAGLLEQKLQEKHGDQFSENFVTETLELMCRFGFARKNRFQNGEAQYEHRHLGHHHDHMICTKCGRVIEFENQHIEALQQEVAHSYGFHLLQHRLEMYGICSDCMQQRMHQMPLYAAKPGERVVITELTGGSSSRLRLMSMGLRVDDHVEIITNYGRGQVVVAAGNQRYVLGRGLAGKIIVEPQAGKNSGKGADAAR; via the coding sequence ATGGCACATGTTCACAAGTACGAGCGACAGCAGTTTGAAAAATTGTTTCGCCAGGAGCAGATTGATCATCTTGATAAACGCCTGCAGATTCTTGACGCGTTTTTGCAGATCGAAGGCCATGTGACCGCCGGACTGCTTGAACAAAAGCTGCAGGAGAAACACGGAGATCAGTTTTCAGAAAATTTTGTCACCGAAACCCTGGAGCTGATGTGCCGGTTCGGATTTGCCCGGAAAAACCGTTTTCAAAACGGCGAAGCACAGTATGAGCACCGGCATCTGGGCCACCATCACGATCACATGATATGTACCAAGTGCGGCCGGGTCATAGAGTTTGAAAATCAGCATATAGAAGCGCTGCAGCAGGAAGTGGCCCATTCGTACGGATTTCATCTTCTCCAGCATCGCCTGGAAATGTACGGCATTTGTTCTGACTGCATGCAGCAACGGATGCATCAGATGCCGCTGTATGCGGCCAAGCCCGGAGAGCGGGTTGTGATAACGGAATTGACCGGCGGCAGCAGTTCCAGGCTGCGCCTGATGAGCATGGGGCTGCGCGTTGATGACCATGTAGAAATCATTACCAATTACGGCCGGGGCCAGGTGGTGGTGGCAGCGGGCAATCAGCGTTACGTACTTGGCCGGGGCCTGGCCGGCAAAATTATCGTGGAGCCGCAGGCCGGAAAAAATTCCGGGAAGGGCGCAGATGCCGCCCGATAG
- a CDS encoding FeoA family protein, giving the protein MRLSEMREGQSGRIVSVGGDMRLRRRILEMGLTRDSKFYIEKYAPLRDPLELTTRGMHVSLRVKEAMAITVEPLETDHG; this is encoded by the coding sequence ATGCGTTTGAGCGAGATGAGAGAGGGACAGTCCGGAAGGATTGTATCCGTAGGCGGGGATATGCGGCTTCGGCGGCGGATTCTGGAAATGGGACTGACCCGGGACTCAAAATTTTATATTGAAAAATATGCGCCATTGCGTGATCCCCTTGAGCTCACCACCCGCGGGATGCATGTTTCTTTGCGTGTAAAGGAGGCCATGGCCATTACCGTGGAACCCCTGGAGACGGACCATGGCTGA
- the feoB gene encoding ferrous iron transport protein B, whose product MAEKNIRIALTGNPNSGKTTIFNHLTGTRQKVGNWPGVTVEKKEGDVEKFGCHLKIVDLPGTYSLTPFSIEEIVARNYILDENPDVVIDIIDASNLERSLYLANQLRELNCKVIFALNMADLALARGYKIDAAKLSELLGVPVVFTVGNKGQGLDDLMKTAVESAQIDVCIPETRKVRYSNDIEKAIAELRTAIEERTGPDFPYDRRWTAVKLLEDDTIIRQRLDELLGQDSRELMEAAGRLRARLTDLFHEEPEIVLTDERYGFIAGIIKEVMISSTRRRVDVSRNIDMVLTNRFLGFPIFIFFIWAMFQITFTLGAYPMEWLEAGIGMISGGLDAMLPPGVVKSFLLDGVIAGVGSVLVFLPNILLLFFCIALFEDTGYMARAAFLMDRIMHLIGLHGKSFIPMLMGFGCNVPAIMAARTLESPKDRILTVMITPFMSCSARLPVYIVLAGTFFAAHAGTVIFLLYLTGIAVAILTGRLLRSFLLTGADAPFVMELPPYRVPMLKSLLIHMWDRAKMFLKKMGGIILVGSIIIWVLSAYPKNIDYDVDYQARIQAVNQQYAAQIADAGPQQKQGLKQQQQQQIDRLQREKQVEHAEKSYLGRIGQVMSPVFEPIGIEWRGSVAILTGFVAKEIVVSTLGVLYAVKGETDSEALRRALQRSGMTPLSALSLMVFVLLYIPCLATVAAIARETGSVRWAFLSVAHTTAVAWTASFVVYQGGGLLVG is encoded by the coding sequence ATGGCTGAAAAAAACATAAGAATCGCCCTAACCGGAAATCCCAATTCAGGCAAAACCACCATTTTTAATCATCTCACCGGCACGCGCCAGAAAGTGGGCAACTGGCCGGGGGTGACTGTGGAGAAAAAGGAAGGCGATGTTGAAAAATTCGGCTGCCATTTAAAAATTGTCGATTTGCCCGGCACCTACAGTCTTACCCCTTTTTCCATTGAAGAAATCGTGGCACGCAATTACATACTGGATGAAAATCCGGATGTGGTCATCGACATCATCGACGCCTCCAACCTGGAGCGCAGCCTGTACCTGGCCAATCAGCTGCGGGAATTGAACTGTAAGGTGATTTTTGCCTTAAACATGGCAGACCTGGCGCTTGCCAGGGGGTATAAAATCGATGCGGCCAAACTTTCCGAACTGCTGGGCGTGCCCGTGGTGTTTACCGTGGGCAACAAGGGGCAGGGCCTTGATGATCTGATGAAGACGGCTGTGGAATCCGCACAAATCGATGTCTGTATCCCGGAAACCCGAAAAGTTCGTTACTCCAACGATATAGAAAAGGCCATTGCTGAGCTCCGCACTGCAATCGAAGAACGCACCGGGCCGGATTTTCCCTATGACCGGCGATGGACGGCCGTCAAGCTGCTGGAAGATGACACCATAATCCGGCAGCGGCTGGATGAACTTCTGGGCCAGGACAGCCGTGAACTCATGGAAGCCGCGGGCCGGCTCCGGGCCCGGTTGACCGATTTGTTCCATGAGGAACCGGAGATTGTGCTCACAGATGAGCGCTATGGGTTTATCGCGGGTATTATCAAGGAGGTGATGATATCCTCCACCCGCCGGCGGGTGGATGTTTCCCGCAATATTGATATGGTGCTGACCAATCGGTTTCTGGGATTCCCCATTTTTATTTTTTTTATCTGGGCAATGTTTCAGATCACCTTTACCCTCGGAGCCTATCCCATGGAATGGCTGGAAGCCGGCATCGGGATGATTTCCGGCGGCCTCGATGCAATGCTGCCGCCGGGAGTTGTGAAAAGTTTTCTGCTTGACGGGGTCATTGCCGGGGTGGGCAGCGTGCTGGTTTTTTTGCCCAATATTTTGCTGCTGTTTTTTTGCATTGCGCTTTTTGAGGATACCGGGTACATGGCGCGGGCCGCTTTTTTAATGGACCGGATCATGCATTTGATCGGGCTCCACGGCAAATCGTTTATCCCCATGCTCATGGGATTTGGCTGCAATGTGCCGGCGATTATGGCGGCCCGGACCCTGGAAAGTCCCAAGGACCGAATTTTAACGGTGATGATCACCCCTTTTATGTCCTGCTCGGCCCGGCTTCCGGTTTATATCGTGCTGGCCGGCACCTTTTTTGCCGCCCACGCCGGCACCGTGATATTCCTGCTGTATCTCACCGGCATTGCTGTGGCCATTTTAACGGGCCGGCTTTTGCGGAGTTTTTTGCTCACCGGAGCCGATGCCCCGTTTGTCATGGAACTGCCGCCCTACCGGGTGCCCATGCTCAAAAGCCTCTTGATTCACATGTGGGACCGGGCCAAGATGTTTTTAAAGAAAATGGGCGGCATTATTCTTGTGGGATCCATTATCATCTGGGTTTTGTCCGCCTATCCGAAAAATATCGATTATGATGTGGACTACCAGGCCCGGATTCAGGCGGTAAATCAGCAATATGCGGCGCAGATCGCCGATGCCGGACCGCAGCAGAAGCAGGGCCTCAAACAGCAGCAGCAGCAGCAAATCGATCGTCTCCAGCGGGAAAAACAGGTGGAACATGCCGAAAAATCCTACCTTGGCCGTATCGGTCAGGTGATGAGTCCGGTCTTTGAGCCCATCGGCATTGAGTGGCGTGGCAGTGTGGCGATTCTCACCGGTTTTGTGGCCAAGGAAATCGTGGTCAGCACCCTGGGGGTTTTGTACGCCGTAAAAGGCGAAACCGATTCCGAGGCCCTGCGTCGGGCATTGCAACGTTCCGGGATGACTCCGCTTTCCGCATTGTCCCTGATGGTTTTTGTCCTTCTCTACATCCCCTGCCTGGCCACTGTTGCCGCCATTGCCAGAGAGACCGGATCGGTCCGGTGGGCCTTTCTGAGTGTGGCCCACACCACGGCGGTGGCATGGACGGCTTCGTTTGTTGTTTACCAGGGCGGCGGGTTATTGGTGGGATGA
- a CDS encoding ASKHA domain-containing protein, protein MTQYTVSFQPHDKEVTVEEGQSLIRAAMDAGVHINASCGGEGICGKCRVIIESGEVEGGVSEQLSQQDQEKGYRLACLSKVKSDLTVRIPTESYIDAKVLNLQATARKTARIKQLNLEDLKEKGMFVPAVDKVYVEMPVPDGTDNEADVTRLVQALQKDHNEHRLEFDLSVIRKIPDVAREADFKVTTTIARPVREDGKNRIISVHAGDTTERNFAIAVDIGTTSIYGQVIDLISGEVLAQYGDFNSQISYGEDIISRIVYAEKGDGLEKLHSLVISTINSVIGKIIKKSGIDAEEISTITFAGNTTMTQLFLKVNPRYIRRSPYVPAANIYPAFKAVEIGLEVPDHVTALVYPQVSSYVGGDIVAGVMGSGMYQDEELTLYMDIGTNAEVVIGNKDWMVCAACSAGPAFEGGGIKLGMRAAEGAIEDFSVDPATLEPMNVTIGNVRPKGICGSGLITCVATMFEMSIIDNRGKFNRDLETDRIREVDGVYEYVLAWQDVSGIDRDVVLTEIDIDNLIRAKGAIYSGCRTLLSEVGLSINDLDRIIMAGGFGSYIDLEKTMTIGLLPEIDPEKVTFIGNGSLMGARMSALTNSIRRDVVATVNRMTNFELSETQSFMDNYIAALFLPHTEQGLFPKLKKRMDERRRQLGS, encoded by the coding sequence ATGACACAATATACAGTATCATTTCAGCCGCACGACAAGGAAGTTACCGTGGAAGAAGGCCAGAGCCTGATCCGGGCGGCCATGGATGCGGGCGTTCACATCAACGCCTCCTGCGGAGGGGAAGGCATCTGCGGAAAATGCCGGGTGATAATTGAAAGCGGTGAGGTTGAAGGCGGGGTTTCCGAGCAGTTAAGTCAGCAGGATCAGGAAAAGGGTTACCGTCTGGCGTGCCTGTCAAAGGTCAAAAGCGACCTGACCGTAAGGATCCCCACGGAATCCTACATTGATGCCAAGGTGCTGAACCTGCAGGCAACGGCCCGCAAAACCGCACGCATCAAGCAGTTAAATCTGGAAGACCTCAAGGAAAAGGGCATGTTTGTCCCGGCCGTGGACAAGGTTTACGTGGAAATGCCCGTGCCCGATGGAACCGACAATGAGGCCGACGTCACCCGGCTGGTTCAGGCCCTGCAGAAGGATCACAACGAACACCGTCTGGAGTTTGACCTGTCGGTGATCCGCAAAATTCCGGATGTTGCGCGTGAAGCGGATTTCAAGGTCACCACCACCATTGCCAGGCCGGTGCGCGAAGACGGCAAAAACAGAATCATCAGTGTTCATGCCGGCGATACAACAGAGCGCAATTTTGCCATTGCTGTGGATATCGGCACAACAAGCATCTATGGCCAGGTTATTGACCTGATTTCCGGCGAGGTTCTGGCGCAGTACGGGGATTTTAATTCCCAGATCAGCTATGGCGAGGATATCATCAGCCGGATCGTGTATGCGGAAAAAGGAGACGGGCTGGAAAAACTTCACTCCCTTGTTATATCCACGATTAACTCCGTGATCGGCAAAATCATTAAAAAATCGGGCATTGATGCAGAAGAGATCTCCACGATCACCTTTGCCGGCAACACCACCATGACCCAGTTGTTTTTAAAGGTCAATCCCCGATACATCCGCCGGTCGCCTTATGTTCCGGCTGCCAATATTTATCCGGCCTTCAAGGCCGTGGAGATCGGCCTGGAGGTGCCGGATCATGTTACGGCCCTGGTCTATCCCCAGGTTTCAAGCTACGTGGGCGGAGATATCGTGGCCGGTGTCATGGGTTCCGGGATGTATCAGGACGAGGAACTGACCCTGTACATGGATATCGGCACCAATGCCGAGGTGGTGATCGGAAACAAGGACTGGATGGTTTGCGCCGCGTGCTCGGCCGGCCCGGCTTTTGAAGGCGGCGGCATCAAGCTGGGCATGCGCGCTGCTGAAGGGGCCATAGAGGACTTCTCCGTTGATCCGGCGACCCTGGAGCCCATGAATGTGACCATCGGCAATGTCCGGCCCAAAGGGATCTGCGGCAGCGGGTTGATCACCTGTGTGGCCACCATGTTTGAAATGAGCATTATCGACAACCGGGGCAAATTCAACCGGGACCTGGAAACAGACCGTATCCGGGAAGTCGACGGGGTGTATGAATACGTTCTGGCCTGGCAGGATGTTTCTGGAATTGACAGGGACGTGGTGCTCACCGAAATTGATATCGATAACCTGATTCGCGCCAAGGGCGCAATCTACAGCGGGTGCCGAACCCTTTTGTCCGAGGTCGGCCTGTCGATCAACGATCTGGACCGCATTATCATGGCCGGTGGCTTCGGCAGCTATATCGATCTGGAAAAAACCATGACCATCGGTCTGCTGCCGGAAATCGACCCGGAAAAAGTCACCTTTATCGGTAACGGTTCGCTTATGGGTGCCCGGATGAGCGCGCTGACCAACAGCATCCGCCGTGACGTGGTGGCTACGGTCAATCGGATGACCAATTTTGAACTTTCGGAAACCCAGTCCTTCATGGACAATTATATTGCGGCACTGTTTCTGCCCCATACCGAACAGGGCCTGTTTCCGAAATTAAAAAAACGCATGGATGAACGACGCCGGCAGCTCGGGAGTTGA
- a CDS encoding acetyl-CoA decarbonylase/synthase complex subunit delta: MGFEIFKESYAGSIRPITLGKGDKAVTVGGESCLPLYKFEGEMPNKPKIAMEIWDMEPTDWSEAAKKPFEDVLGDPAAWAKKCVEQYGAEMIVLQLKSADPNGNDASPDEIVKKVKNILEAIDVPLILWGTANVQKDEEVLKKVSEACEGKNLVLGPVEDDNHKGIGASAMGFGHAIISSSPIDVNLAKQVNILLENLGVPNDRILIDPTTGGLGYGMEYSYSVMERIRMAALLQGDDKLQYPIVNNLANEVWRCKEANQSMDDAPELGDPERRGILMEAVGAVTYLMAGSDILIMRHPEAIRMVKSFIELIMEGGAASDVAPIEKQLADVDIDYAAMSPEPDLKIEEEKKAAPKKAAPKKEEKKAEPKKAAPKKEEKKAEPKKEEPKPAAEEKAAKPAEDPEAKARAEAEAKARAEEDAKKKAEAEAKAKQEAEAKAKADAEAKVKAEEEAKKKAEAEERAKRDEEERKLLEKRAKEREQLHKKREAAAEKPEALSPAEEQKSHLDKIVERLDRIHRRV; encoded by the coding sequence TTGGGCTTCGAAATCTTTAAAGAATCCTATGCAGGCAGCATCAGGCCGATTACTCTCGGCAAAGGCGACAAGGCCGTAACGGTCGGTGGCGAAAGCTGTCTCCCGCTTTATAAGTTCGAAGGGGAGATGCCCAATAAGCCCAAGATTGCAATGGAAATCTGGGACATGGAGCCGACAGACTGGTCAGAGGCGGCCAAGAAACCCTTTGAGGACGTACTGGGTGATCCTGCGGCATGGGCCAAAAAATGCGTGGAACAGTACGGGGCGGAGATGATTGTTTTGCAGCTCAAAAGCGCCGATCCCAACGGGAACGATGCCAGCCCCGATGAAATCGTTAAAAAAGTCAAAAACATTCTCGAAGCCATTGACGTGCCGCTGATTCTCTGGGGTACGGCCAATGTGCAGAAAGATGAGGAAGTGCTCAAAAAGGTCTCTGAGGCCTGCGAGGGCAAAAACCTTGTTCTCGGTCCGGTTGAAGACGACAATCACAAGGGTATCGGTGCAAGCGCCATGGGCTTTGGCCATGCGATTATCTCTTCCTCGCCCATTGACGTCAACCTGGCCAAGCAGGTCAATATCCTGCTGGAAAACCTTGGCGTGCCCAATGACCGTATCCTTATCGACCCCACCACCGGCGGTCTGGGCTACGGCATGGAGTATTCTTATTCCGTCATGGAGCGCATCCGCATGGCAGCCCTGCTGCAGGGTGATGACAAGCTGCAGTATCCCATCGTCAACAATCTCGCAAACGAAGTCTGGCGCTGCAAGGAAGCCAATCAGAGTATGGACGACGCCCCGGAACTGGGAGATCCCGAGCGCCGGGGCATTCTCATGGAAGCGGTGGGCGCGGTGACCTACCTGATGGCCGGCTCTGACATTCTCATTATGCGGCATCCCGAGGCCATTCGCATGGTCAAAAGCTTCATCGAGCTGATTATGGAAGGCGGAGCCGCCAGCGACGTGGCCCCCATCGAAAAGCAGCTGGCTGATGTGGACATTGATTATGCCGCAATGTCGCCTGAGCCGGATTTGAAGATCGAAGAGGAAAAGAAGGCCGCCCCCAAGAAGGCCGCCCCCAAGAAGGAAGAAAAGAAGGCAGAGCCCAAGAAGGCCGCCCCCAAGAAGGAAGAAAAGAAGGCAGAGCCCAAGAAAGAAGAGCCCAAGCCCGCAGCTGAGGAAAAGGCCGCCAAGCCGGCAGAGGATCCGGAAGCCAAGGCCAGGGCAGAGGCTGAAGCCAAGGCCAGGGCGGAAGAAGACGCCAAGAAAAAGGCCGAGGCTGAAGCCAAGGCAAAGCAGGAAGCCGAAGCCAAGGCCAAGGCCGATGCCGAAGCCAAGGTCAAGGCTGAGGAAGAGGCCAAGAAAAAGGCCGAAGCCGAAGAGCGGGCCAAGCGGGACGAAGAAGAAAGAAAACTGCTGGAAAAACGGGCCAAGGAGCGCGAGCAGCTTCACAAGAAGCGCGAGGCCGCGGCAGAAAAACCCGAAGCCCTGAGCCCGGCAGAGGAACAGAAATCCCACCTGGACAAAATTGTGGAAAGACTGGACCGGATTCACCGGAGAGTCTGA